The stretch of DNA attggtaattgtggcaatggcattgccgaaaatgggggaaaaaaaattgaatggaattatggcaatgtcattgccgaaaatgagaggaaaaaaaaaaatgttgttgccAAAATCTGggaagaaattttaaaaaaagtgttacgttcactatttttataatactttcacaacaaatcacaggtgattagttattattagttcaaatttgattttgacactgagattacttttttaatctaataataacaacctgccacttaaaatttgttgtaaaaattgtgtgtacctatcatttcttaaaaaaaataaataaataatagaattgtggcaatgggattgccgaaataggtgTAGAAAATTCTCACCTAtgtcggcaatcccattgccacaattctttcttttctttttttttctttttttttctcacattttcggcaatggcattgccgaaataggtgaaaattttctacacctatttcggcaattccattgccacaattctattatttttatatttttttttaagaaatgataggtacacacaatttttacaatatttttacaacaaattttaagtggcaggttgttattattagattaaaaaagtaatctcagtgttaaaatcaaattttaactaataataactaatcacatgtgatttgttatgaaaatattataaaaatattgtgaacgtaacactttttttaaaatttcttccCAGATTTCagcaacaacattttttttttcctctcattttcggcaatgacattgccataattccattcaattttttttcccccattttcggcaatgccattgccacaattaccaaaaaaaaaatttcttttttttccctatttcggcaatggcattgccgcaATTGCTTTTTTACACAGGACCGGGCAGGAATTTGGGCAGAGGAATTTCGGTAACAGCGTTGCCGAaattcctcttctttctctctcctacttttgttgaatttcggcaacactATTACCgaaattctttctctttcctcaattttccaattaagttcaaacagtacctataacgcaaattaagttcaaattttgcaatattaacccaaaagactcTAAACATgagtgttttttatatttcagaTTGGTCTCAACCACACTatatggaaaatgttaacaGTGCACTTGCATGTGTATATAAATTTCCCCCCTGTGAAGTCAAATCCTAGCGAAAACTGCTTAgctaggaaaaataaaaaggcacaAGAAGAATTGAAAAAGATTACCGGTAGTCATAATGGCAGATTTGATGGCTGCAGCAGACCAATTGGGGTGAAACGTTTTGACATATGCAGCCACACCCGAGGCGTGGGGGCAAGCCATGGAGGTTCCGCTTAATATACTGTACTTAACACGCCTCTTGTCTTCAACGAAAgatgtgggtgaaacaatcggTGAATATGCAGCCAAGATTTCTGTCCCTGGTGCTGTTATATCAGGCTGCAACACATGTGAGCCAATTTAAAGCATAATACAATATAATTGGCATATCTAGGTGTTTTCAGAACTGAAAcatcaaaagtttaaatttccATCTTCCAAttattgaataatatatatgaCAAAAGAGCTTGTAGGTACCAAAAGCACGTATCTCATGGGCGGTGCTAGCCATAGCctagggggttcaaatgaaccccctgacttggcgaatatatatatatatatatatatataatataaaaacttttatttgttttgaccctctaaaataaaattttgaacactctagccctaaatttattttttaagcacaaCTAAAATAACCTTAAAATTCTCTTACGAATATCTTAgcatttttaaaccaaaaaaaaaaaacccaacaacaagCCAATTTAATCTAAAaccttgaaaataaaaattagttgttGAATTTGAagtgcttttaattttttatttgttgagtaAGGACTGGGCACGTGGGACAAGCCAAGAGTTATTAAGTGAAgacaaaatcaaatattaacacaacaaaaattatcttAGTATCTATTTGGGAACAATTTATctaactttttgctgaaagtataaAATAAGTAGGAACTTACATAAGACTcgcaaataatagaaaaaaagatgaagTAATAAGTTGGCTTATAATCAAAATCCAAACGCACttaatacaattacaaagaaCAATAGTGTCGAAATTGAGCTGAATTGTTAAATATAAGAATGGTAAAGAGTTAAAACAAACTAATAGATAAAAGAATtctaagtaataataattaaagttcacttagcgataataattaatatttttattgtatttgaaaataatggatgattttcaaaatttcatcttagtaataataattagtatgtTCATTGTATTATGAAACTATATGTCAAATGAactaatagtttatattttattttcttgctaaTACTAtgaacaaatttgtaataaagaAACATTGTAGAccacaaaatttattttccctaaaaaaaaaaaaaaaaaattctggagccaTGTACCTTCAATATTTCTGGTGCAAAGATATTCGGCCCACgtgaagaaaatgaagcaaTTTTGGGGGCATTACGATCTTTTACTGCTTCACTCTTTAGAATGGTCGCTCGAGGCTCTCTATAAATTAAAACACAAGGATGACCAACTCATTTAAAGTAAcaaatgcaaagaaaatgataataatagcaaaaagaaacaaatgcaaagaGCAAACAACACATAGGGGTACTATATAGAAACCCATACTTAGTAGAATTAATGTAGGATGCGACTATATCATGTCTGTCAACGCTTAAAGAAGATGCAGGTAATAAGAAGATACTAGCATCATATTCAAACGGTTCATTCTTCAAGATCGATCCAACTGCACCAGCACTGCTGGCCCCATCATCTCCTTGAGGCTTATCGCAAAGAACAATCTTGCCTTTCACTAAAGTGCTGTTTAGGCACCCTACAATGCAATAACTGCAATACAAGAATTTTCAAGTTTCATTTTATCATTAATatatcattaaaatatatattaaaacaatttgaatagcaaaaaaaatttacctggAATCAGAGCACTCACTCACAACAACATTTTTTCCATCAACCAGAGGAAATGTAGATCCGtttaatgagaaaccattaatTCCAATTCCCTTTTTGATGGAGAACCATTAGATTGCAAAATAGATATTCAATACATACATGACAATAAAAATCCAGAGTCTCACATTTGTGTTTCAATTTATTGGctaccaatcacaacttatGTACAAATGGTATTCTATGATTGAATTGGTGGAGTATAAATTGGAACACACTCATGTACAATGACTAGAATGGATTTAAAAAGATATAGGAGTGGATGATACATACAGCTAGTGTCTTTCCGTTCCCAAGGACAACCTTGTCTATGATTTCGCGATCTGTGCTGCTTGCTGCTACACTAAGTATCCATGGAGCTATACTTCCCACAGTAGCTTTATCTGGACCACTGTTGCCTGCAGATTGAGAAGTTAATATCCCTTTCTCCATAGCATGAAAAGCACCAATCGCAACGGCATCGTTGCTGAAATCTGCATTAGGTGAATTTGGTCCTAATGAAATGGAAATGATGTCAACTCCATCAGCAATAGCATCATCGAAAGCAGCCAATATACTTGCATCTTCACAGCCATTTGGATAGCAGGCTTTATATGCTGCAATCCTCGCTGAGGGAACCCCTCCTCTTGCAGTACCGTGAGCAATTCCATAGAAACTGACGTCCTTTACTTTGTTCCCAGCTGCCGTTGAGGCAGTATGGCTTCCATGACCTATATCGTCCCTTGCAGTCTTACTTTCATTTGATGTTGAGTAATATCGAGCTCCAATGATCTTGCTGAAATATGATAGTTCCATATTGATGATCAGCATTTAGAGGAGTACAAATTGCTGAACAATGACATTCttcttttggttgtgttttgtgtttCAGTATTGCGCATTAACAAAAAtctgggagaaaaaaaaaattacttattgcAAGTGAAATTTTTGCCTCCTTTACATTCACCCTTCCACTTCTTGGGAGGAGGACCAAATCCTTCATCATTGAAGCTCTCTGATTCAGGCCAGATTCCAGTGTCAATAAAGCCAACTATGACATCACTCTCAGCAGCAGCATTCCTTTCAACTGCCGCAGATAAACCAATGTAGTCCCAAGACCTTGTTGTGTGAAGATGGTAAGTTTTGCTTGGAAAAACAGAGACTACTTCCTTCCTACCTGCACATCACAGTATGTAAATACATGCTATAATGTTATGAGTTATGTCCCATCAAATTATGCGACTCTTTCGGGAAATGATATGATAAAATTGTCTTGCAGCACTCACTAGCAAGCTTTTGTCTTTCAAGATCAGTGAGCTTGGCAACAAATCCATTGAAACTCCTTTTGTAACTTCTAAGCAAGGAATTTTCTACAGAACTAGAGAaggacaaagagaaagagaattaGAAAAATctgacattattatttttaaataaaaacaaaaagcaatgTTACCTCTCAATCGTAGCTTACCTGCCCTCAACAACTTCTTGAAGCAAACTAAAGTGGTTAGACAACGGTGAGTATTGCCCCGTAGGAAGTGACCCCATGTACACAATGTATACCTGCATTATCATTAAAGCAGAAAAGAGTCTCACAAGGTGTGGCCGATACGGGCGATTCGGTCCGAAACAAGCCAAAAATGgtgtttaaaataaaaaaataaaaaataaagtaaataaacaCGGCAAAATACACCATTTGACTCCAgggttttctttccctttttttccctttccatgtcttatttgtttttttttttttttaagttcccaaataatttgataattgtatcaatttaaataattacttatcattaaaaaatgatattattttgcaaaatttacCCCCTAAATATCGgctataaatattaaattgatcCCAAAGGTTCCTTATCTACTATTGCCCTTAGGTTATGCTTGTTTCGACTGTAATGGAAATTGGGAAAACATTTTACACCATAAGAAGTGTATGGTTTGGGCTGAAATTCAGTCAACTTGAAATTTGATATCTTTGACCGTAAAATAAGTGGGCCCAAGGGGTAAAATTGTTTACACTTTGAATTTACCTTCAAATGATTTTTCTAGGCATACCcgaactgagagagagagagagagagagagagcaccgaTCAAGGTAAACTCCGAAATCAATTTGGGTTGTGGTAGTTCCTTCTCCCTCACCAactgttctctctctcttcctctaatccTTCTTTCTCCTTCTTCGTTCCAAATAGATTTGACTTCTCTCTCTACCCTTTTGTCATCCCTTTCTCCCTCACCAATCtaccttctctctctttccctccgACCAACCGAGGCCAGATCAACCACTGCATGTCACCAATCTAGTGCCTTAACtcaatgatttttgttttctttgatctctgattttgttgttgttgtggtggtgtgggtggtggtgttttggtgagttttgtgtgggtggtggtggaccGATCTGTGAGTGGTGACGACAACAGAGCAATGGTGGTGGTTTTTTCCCTCTTCACGATTTGGATTttgtgtgggtggtggtgaGTCGTGCTTGTccttggtggtggtggtggctagcAACTGGCTTGTGCttccattttttgaaaataaattttttacatcCAAGACTAAACACGAGAAATAATTTTCCGGTGTAATTTCCACAACATAGTCAAACAGcaaaaaatgttttcctttatgtaaaatattttcaactaaaaatattttacacttaaaaaatattttacatattgaCAAACACAACCTTAAGTTGGTCTATGTTtaccattatatgaaaaaaatatgcttagcaatatataggaaatataaataaaaatatatttaataatttattaataaacgtATCCCGCCACACTCACaccctattttttcaaaaattgctaaGTCACCGAACCGCATCGCACCCTAACCCGAATCTGCACCTGTGCTTCCTAGGCTGTGTTAGTGCTTCTTATATCCCGTCTCCATCCTAAACGGTCCAAAGATAATAAATGAGTTTCTTATAGACCGGAAGTATGGAGTCTCTCCTAAAATCAGATAGGTTACTACTATGGTCATGCTCAAGAAGGGAAATCATAGCAGTCGCCcccctctacccattttttatctaccaaaaaaaaaaaaaaaaaaaaaagataactaCCTTTCTATCTTCATCGGCAGCTCTGCATGATAAGCTTATGGTGAGTATGAGAATGTAGGCTATGTAACATAACAGGAGAGATCCATACATGGCCATTTTCCTGATTCcgaaaacctttttttttttttttttttagaggaagaGTGGTGAATGGTATTTTATATAAGAATTTAAGGTTCAGATTCTCTTGTCTATTAAGCATTCacatttaatttcttgtttCCAAATGCATGCATGGAATGCCAAAAGTTTTGTCATTTATCTAGTACTTCCTTACCGGGTACAAATCCccttataaaaaggaaaaatgcatCTATGGAATAAAATTAAACTTAGAAACTTTTATTggaagattttatttttaggaaaactTTGATTAGAATTATCGAGGATGATTCTAATTATGTTGTAATATATAGTTCAGTTATTTTACGCACACATGTCAACTATACAGATCCTTATACTCCACGATATTGTCATTTCCTTGAGAATGGTCTTTAATTTAGGTAATTGCTATGAGTCAGGTTCATAATGGTATTACCAACTAAAACCTTGGATAGAATTTAGGATGGTAGCTTGCAACTTCGCAGTGATCTATAATGTTGCTCTTCCCGCATGCATATGCTTTCTTTTCGAATGAATCCTTCCTGGATAATGACTAGTGAACACATCTTAGAGAACACAATTACACACGCCAATGTGGCACGATATTATTGCCCACTAATTCCACTTATGTTTGTTCCCTACCATTTATTTTGCTATGTGACATTTGTGTACGAATATAAGTGATATTGGGTCGGGTTTACGGTCACCCGCAACCCAACccaataaaaatcaagtttgacAGACAGATACCCAATCCAACCCAAGTATTTGGGTCGTTGCTTGGGTCTCGAGttagacttttttttattgaagactttttttaaaaaaaaattatcactcTCATATTGTTtcgagtcttttttttttttttttccaagttgtTTGGGGATTTTCATTAATATTGGTGCATTGTTTTTCTatgattttaaagtttttaaactttaaacttaCTCATTTTACCAGGCaagcaattaattttatttagactcttttttttctttttttttaaagaaatgccatactcacaacatttttacaacaaatcataagaaGCAGGTTGTTACTAGCTATTATTgttggagcaaaaaagtaatctcagtgataagttcaaatttgaaataacaactaaccacttataatctgttgtgaaaatgttatagatgtagcacttcttttttttttaagaaattttttaatatatattttctatagactcgtgttcattaaaaaagaaaataactagAATTACATAATTGGTTGGCTTGATTCACGGCGTcttccaatgaaaaaaaatcctcaaagtcaaaaaaatttgaagaaaaaagataataaatataGAAAGTATTAAAGTGcaattgatatttaaaaaaagagtcTGAATTTGCTCAGGATTGgatgtaaaactcatgttttacacaTCTAATAAGAGACTGTTACATtagcattttacttaaaattcaatacattctACTACACCTAATAATATCTTACTAGAGtcccaatttggttggatttatatatgggtattacAATTGATTGGGTGTGTGGTTGTTTGGGTATGGTTGTacttattcttaaatatattataagattttattgctaccaaccactACCTCTTTTAATTTACTAACCATTCAAATCTATATCTACCCAATATGGAATTATTAGTTGAAGAACAAGCAAATAAGtcaaattttctttaacaattcaatttagggaaaattttgtttttagttttatttatctctttttaaGGAGACattattaattatgaaatattcTTTTGAAGCTTCACTTAATTTGAATGTAAACTCATTCATGAAAATGCTCCGGTGCGACACTTATATAAATGTAATTAACTAATTGATTCAATATGCTTTTCTTAAAAACCATTAACTTTAAAAGGGATAGTAATAGCCTAATAGGTTCATAAAATAagtctctcaaaaaaaaaagttcataaaataaaaaagatagttTACGGcactttcaaaaatatatttgaaatgcataaattttataagaattttttttggagaaaaatataagaaatttaaatttatatttataaattttcaaaagatttgCATTAGGAAAATTTCAAGAGATGGTTATGGTTGAAAAATAACTGATGAAACATTGTAagttaagaagaagaaaaatatgtaggaataattttttagaacacTATATTCGGAATAtaagtcataattttttatcttaaatACATGTCCATAAATAAGCAATATTACTCCTTAACTTGCTCTTGCCATTTTTACCATTCTTTGACcgattataatattttattcccTGAAACAAATAGCATATATCCTTAAATACATTAATTTCTTTCCATTTAAACAAATTTGTGATCATggaaattttccttttaatgcATTTTCAACCAAATTTATGGCTTCAGATTCTACTATAAGTCAATTAATGACTTTTTAAATTTCACttatttctttatcaaattgctctttttttaattgtctgTATATCGATCATATAtgaattttaagatttttatagtcatcattaatttatttaaaaactcTACTTTTCTAAATTCTTGATGTTATAAAAAAGTTAGGCCTACCTTGGAAGCTGTCaacatcaataaaatatatcaacaaGAACTTGCTGGCGAGAAGGTTGTTGAACTTAGAGCAATCACAGAATCATAGTTGTCAATATCGTACGATACGCAATACGTATCGTATTATGTGGAAAAAGTTTCGTATCGTATCGGCGTATCGTAAGTGCTCATGAATTATACGATACAGTATGCGTATCATATGAATCGTATCATATCGTAAAATCatatgtatcgtacgatacataaacaaatactttaaaatgagattttttgttaaaatttgtacttttatttgaatttaacaagttgttagacttgtttttagtgaaaaattattagtttacttaatttagcctactaaaataacatattcataagtttttttcctctctctcctaCAATTGGACTACACAATACATACTTAcctttcactttaatatttaaaaatttattttatttttattgttattgttataagtccaagaaaATAGAATACCAAAagaaagtttataaaaaatttattaaaataaaaagaacaataagagatagtaaatgttaataatgaataatgatgaagaaaattttaatgaagaaataaatttgcaaaattataaatatgatgaTAGCGATGACTTAGATGGGTTTGATTAggcaatttgatgaatatgatgaaaataaattattatttttgggtcatttgtaatatattatcacttttgaatttaagtaatttgaatgtgtatgttataaacacatgctagtttgatttatttagttagcttgttaaatattattacataagtgatgaataaattagtcattagttgaatacATTCAAAATTTAGAATGAATATACCCTATTGTAAGGTCTCGATTCGTAACGACCCCAAGATaatattgggctcgtacgtaaagagggcccaaacaatatcatttgtagagcctgggtttaaaaggctaggtcttggtcaccggacagtggttcGGGTTGGCTCCGGTCAATGAATCTCGTCCGTGGAGTCTGGGGAACTCTATGCTCTTCTTATTCTCCTTGCTTCTAGGACACCATGGCTGGGAGGACGGAttgttcccccccccccctctttttcaCACTGCTTCTCCTATCCTTTTATACGGGCATTTATCCTCTCACCAGCGTCCACGTATAAGCTCACTTTCCTAGGACTTAAGACCTGTCctgtcagcccatacctagagtggttgggggtggttataaaagctgaagagcatggctctgtcaggtgtagagtattgaatggcagtaatggcagctttccctttgtccttggtcgttataaTATCCAGCgtctccttctctattgacatagatattttagatttttttcccaaactattcctataccgtttttgccctttcttccagggggacctcggatttaccgaggacagaatcatcctcaactgtgtctcaagactatttggacttatattacccatcctcggctatacccttcctcggctcgggccttgggccacaatgtaaaaatgggccagggccacaaattattgagCCCCACacctatatatatgtatatttataattttttataaattttattaaatgtttgtatatcttacgatacacgatacgatacgatacacgaaatagaaaaattaaaaatcgattCACGATACGATTCACATTTTGACAACTATGCACAGAGCTACTAGTATTACGAAGAAAAGTTTTTATAGAAGGTTTAATAGCACCAGGATGACACATTGGGTATTTAAGGTAATTAGATGTAGATAATACCCTTTGTTAAGTTTATAGTTGGTATATTCCATGACAATGTAATTGTCAAATTTGTCTATAGTTAATTTATACAAGTTACATCATGTTTAAGGCCATTTGTGCAAGAAGTAGCTCAAGAAATACAGTTCATGCAGAGTTCAACTACTCTAGATCAAATCTCGGTCGTTTGAGAATCAGGGCTGATGTGTCATTAATTATTGTTGTAGGTTGTTTGCTCAATATTATGTACCCTACTTACATGTATAAAAGACACTATTATAACTCGACTTTATATGGCTAGAGAGGCACTTTGTCGTGAACCCTATTAAGAAATCATTCAAGCCACCACCTGTGAGTTCAGAGAGTGGATATTCAAGATTGATATTCGTGTAATCGACTGATCAAGTTAAAATCATAGGAACTTAGTTGTTTTGAAGTCAATCAAATCTTTAAGATGTTCTTGGAGTTGGTTGAAGGTTAGGGACGGGAAACATGGGTGTGTCATCTGTGGAGCATTCATAAAATTCAAGAGTTAGAGGTTCTAAAGTT from Quercus lobata isolate SW786 unplaced genomic scaffold, ValleyOak3.0 Primary Assembly Scq3eQI_2008, whole genome shotgun sequence encodes:
- the LOC115973285 gene encoding subtilisin-like protease SBT4.3; the protein is MAMYGSLLLCYIAYILILTISLSCRAADEDRKVYIVYMGSLPTGQYSPLSNHFSLLQEVVEGSSVENSLLRSYKRSFNGFVAKLTDLERQKLASRKEVVSVFPSKTYHLHTTRSWDYIGLSAAVERNAAAESDVIVGFIDTGIWPESESFNDEGFGPPPKKWKGECKGGKNFTCNNKIIGARYYSTSNESKTARDDIGHGSHTASTAAGNKVKDVSFYGIAHGTARGGVPSARIAAYKACYPNGCEDASILAAFDDAIADGVDIISISLGPNSPNADFSNDAVAIGAFHAMEKGILTSQSAGNSGPDKATVGSIAPWILSVAASSTDREIIDKVVLGNGKTLAGIGINGFSLNGSTFPLVDGKNVVVSECSDSSYCIVGCLNSTLVKGKIVLCDKPQGDDGASSAGAVGSILKNEPFEYDASIFLLPASSLSVDRHDIVASYINSTKEPRATILKSEAVKDRNAPKIASFSSRGPNIFAPEILKPDITAPGTEILAAYSPIVSPTSFVEDKRRVKYSILSGTSMACPHASGVAAYVKTFHPNWSAAAIKSAIMTTASPMNATKNLAAELSYGSGQINPTKAAHPGLVYDASKEDYIKLLCGLGYDEKDLRLISGDNSTCPKVSTKTLARNLNYPSMTAMVKPSKSFNVTFHRTVTNVGFANSTYKATTFTKSKVKIVVEPEVLSFKSLYEKKSFVVSVTGGQRVLPTDYSMASSSLVWSDGSHSVRSPVFVFALLT